In one Columba livia isolate bColLiv1 breed racing homer chromosome 23, bColLiv1.pat.W.v2, whole genome shotgun sequence genomic region, the following are encoded:
- the NGFR gene encoding tumor necrosis factor receptor superfamily member 16 produces MLRGRRGGGGGGGTCSPFLLPPRRRAADGGQPGRAPAGVTGWGDRPRRPRTMARLLPPLLLLLLLPPGPAWGSKDKCISKMYTASGECCKACNLGEGVVQPCGLNQTVCEPCLDSVTYSDTVSATEPCKPCTQCVGLQSMSAPCVESDDAVCRCAYGYYQDEASGSCRECRVCEVGFGLMFPCQDSQDTVCEECPEGTFSSEANFVDPCLPCTTCEENEVLVKECTATSDAECRDLHPRWTTHTPVLPGSASPEPVTRDPPSPPSTEVLPSTAADAGTTVMGSSQPVVSRGTADNLIPVYCSILAAVVVGLVAYIAFKRWNSCKQNKQGANNHPVNQTPSPEGEKLHSDSGISVDSQSLHDQQPPGQGTQGPAPKADGSLYASLPASKQEEVEKLLGSSAEETWRQLAGELGYKEDIIAGFTREESPARALLADWATKESATLDVLLAALRKIQRGDIAESLYSESTATSPV; encoded by the exons ATGCTCCGGGGgcggagaggaggaggaggaggaggagggacttGCAGCCCTTTTCTGCTGCCGCCGAGGCGGAGGGCGGCAGACGGAGGGCAGCCCGGCCGCGCACCGGCTGGGGTGACCGGCTGGGGTgaccggccccgccgcccccgcacCATGGCCCggctgctgccgccgctgctgctgctgctgctgctcccgccg GGACCTGCCTGGGGCTCCAAGGACAAGTGCATCTCCAAGATGTACACGGCGAGCGGGGAGTGCTGCAAAGCCTGCAACCTGGGCGAGGGGGTGGTGCAGCCCTGCGGGCTCAACCAGACGGTGTGCGAGCCCTGCCTGGACA GTGTCACCTACTCAGACACGGTGAGCGCTACAGAGCCGTGCAAGCCGTGCACGCAGTGCGTGGGGCTGCAGAGCATGTCCGCGCCCTGCGTCGAGTCGGACGACGCCGTGTGCCGCTGCGCCTACGGCTACTACCAGGACGAGGCGAGCGGGAGCTGCCGGGAGTGCCGGGTGTGCGAGGTCGGCTTCGGCCTCATGTTCCCCTGCCAGGACTCGCAGGACACGGTCTGCGAGGAGTGTCCCGAGGGCACCTTCTCCAGCGAAGCCAACTTCGTGGACCCCTGCCTGCCTTGCACCACCTGCGAGGAGAACGAGGTGCTGGTGAAGGAGTGCACGGCCACCTCGGACGCCGAGTGCCGAG ACCTCCACCCGCGCTGGACAACCCACACACCAGTCCTGCCGGGCTCCGCCAGCCCTGAGCCCGTCACCAGGGACCCCCCGAGCCCCCCGAGCACCGAGGTGCTGCCCAGCACCGCGGCCGACGCCGGCACCACCGTCATGGGCAGCTCGCAGCCCGTTGTCAGCCGCGGCACCGCCGACAACCTCATCCCTGTCTACTGCTCCATCCTGGCGGCTGTGGTGGTGGGGCTGGTCGCCTACATCGCCTTCAAAAG GTGGAACAGCTGCAAACAGAACAAGCAAGGGGCCAACAACCACCCGGTGAACCAGACGCCGTCGCCAGAGGGGGAGAAGCTGCACAGCGACAGCGGCATCTCGGTGGACAGCCAGAGCCTGCACGACCAGCAGCCACCCGGCCAGGGCACCCAGGGGCCAG cacccaaggCAGACGGGAGCCTGTATGCCAGCCTGCCGGCCAGCaagcaggaggaggtggagaaGCTGCTGGGCAGCTCGGCCGAGGAGACGTGGAGGCAGCTGGCCGGGGAGCTGGGCTACAAGGAGGACATCATCGCGGGCTTCACGCGGGAGGAGTCTCCAGCCCGCGCCCTCCTGGCCGACTGGGCTACCAAGGAGTCGGCCACTCTGGACGTCCTGCTGGCCGCCCTGCGCAAGATCCAGCGTGGGGACATCGCCGAGAGCCTGTACAGCGAGTCCACGGCCACCTCCCCCGTCTGA
- the PHB1 gene encoding prohibitin 1, with protein MCSYRAEPGREGWKLHIANVLCSGNQGLQLPRGLAGSGQPQPIESGFAQRPEHRGARRELYAAQQLVETGGTLRRGWTGRCEMAAKVFESLGKLGLGLAVAGGVVNSALYNVDAGHRAVIFDRFRGVQDVVVGEGTHFLIPWVQKPIIFDCRSRPRNIPVITGSKDLQNVNITLRILFRPVTAQLPRIFTSIGEDYDERVLPSITTEILKSVVARFDAGELITQRELVSRQVSEDLTERAATFGLILDDVSLTHLTFGKEFTEAVEMKQVAQQEAERARFIVEKAEQQKKAAVISAEGDSKAAELIANSLATAGDGLIELRKLEAAEDIAYQLSRSRNITYLPSGQSVLLQLPQ; from the exons ATGTGCTCGTATAGAGCAGAACCAGGGAGGGAAGGTTGGAAACTTCACATTGCAAATGTCTTGTGCTCTGGAAATCAG GGACTACAGCTCCCGAGAGGCCTTGCGGGCAGCGGCCAGCCGCAGCCAATAGAGAGCGGCTTTGCTCAGCGACCGGAACACCGCGGGGCTCGCCGGGAGTTGTATGCCGCCCAGCAGCTAGTAGAGACGG GAGGGACTCTCCGAAGGGGCTGGACCGGGAGGTGTGAAATGGCTGCGAAGGTGTTTGAGAGCCTGGGGAAGCTCGGCCTGGGGTTGGCCGTGGCAGGCGGAGTTGTCAATTCTGCCCTGTACAACG TTGACGCGGGACACAGAGCCGTCATCTTTGACCGGTTCCGAGGGGTCCAGGACGTGGTGGTGGGGGAAGGTACCCACTTCCTCATCCCCTGGGTACAGAAACCCATCATTTTCGACTGCCGCTCTCGCCCCCGCAACATTCCTGTGATCACGGGCAGCAAAG ATCTACAGAATGTGAACATCACTTTGCGTATCCTGTTCAGACCAGTGACTGCCCAGTTACCACGGATTTTCACCAGTATTGGCGAGGACTACGATGAGCGTGTCCTGCCCTCAATCACAACCGAAATCCTCAAGTCTGTTGTG GCTCGGTTTGATGCTGGAGAGCTGATCACGCAGAGAGAGCTGGTCTCCCGGCAGGTGAGCGAGGACCTCACGGAGAGAGCGGCGACCTTTGGGCTCATCCTGGACGATGTGTCCTTG ACCCACCTGACCTTTGGCAAGGAGTTCACAGAGGCGGTGGAGATGAAGCAGGTGGCCCAGCAAGAAGCAGAGAGAGCCCGATTCATCGTGGAAAAG GCGgagcagcagaaaaaagcaGCCGTCATCTCTGCCGAGGGAGACTCAAAGGCCGCTGAGCTGATCGCCAACTCGCTAGCCACAGCGGGCGATGGCCTGATCGAGCTGCGCAAGCTGGAGGCAGCCGAGGACATCGCGTACCAGCTCTCCCGGTCCCGCAACATCACCTACCTGCCCTCCGGACAGTCtgtgctcctccagctgccGCAGTGA